A window of Paenibacillus polygoni contains these coding sequences:
- the alr gene encoding alanine racemase codes for MEGQYRPTQAEINLDHLRHNVNVFRENLPKDVLFSACVKANAYGHGAVETSKELERIGVDYLNVAFLDEALELRNAGIKTPILILGYTPPEGIEIAYQNDITVTVFSEEVITSIENLDPSEDIRKLKVHLKIDSGMGRLGVITAEDAKQAAGRLSCLSYVELEGAYTHFAKADEENKDYTLMQYQRFMDVISALRDSGYKLPIIHTGNSATAIDTPSLSLNMVRVGISLYGLYPSDEVDKQSVQLLPVLSLKTKIVYVKNVPEHWGISYGTKYYSSNEERIGTLPIGYADGYSRMLTGKADVLIRGHRVPVVGTICMDQCMVSLQTLTDKEDIKAGEEVVLIGQQMGSTITADELASKIDTINYEVLCMIANRVPRIYIRDGKVIAHVNALLS; via the coding sequence GTGGAAGGACAGTATCGCCCGACCCAAGCTGAAATTAACTTGGATCATTTAAGACATAATGTGAATGTATTTCGTGAGAATTTGCCAAAAGATGTGTTATTCAGTGCTTGTGTTAAGGCGAATGCTTACGGTCATGGTGCTGTAGAGACGTCAAAGGAACTGGAAAGGATAGGAGTAGACTATCTCAACGTTGCTTTTCTTGACGAAGCCCTAGAACTGCGTAATGCAGGGATAAAAACACCAATACTTATACTGGGATATACACCACCGGAAGGGATCGAGATTGCATATCAAAACGATATTACGGTAACGGTATTTAGTGAGGAAGTGATCACAAGTATCGAAAACCTTGATCCTTCCGAAGACATACGCAAGCTGAAAGTGCATCTTAAGATTGACAGCGGGATGGGGCGTCTTGGAGTGATTACGGCAGAAGACGCAAAACAGGCAGCAGGCCGCCTGTCATGTCTTTCCTATGTAGAACTCGAAGGGGCATATACCCATTTTGCCAAAGCGGATGAAGAAAATAAAGACTATACACTGATGCAATATCAACGGTTCATGGATGTGATTAGCGCGCTGCGGGATTCAGGTTACAAGCTCCCGATCATACATACGGGTAACAGCGCTACTGCTATTGATACTCCGTCTCTTTCGCTGAATATGGTACGGGTAGGAATTAGCCTGTATGGTCTATATCCATCGGATGAAGTGGATAAGCAGAGCGTGCAATTACTCCCAGTGCTTTCACTAAAGACCAAGATTGTTTATGTAAAAAATGTTCCAGAACATTGGGGCATTAGTTACGGAACCAAGTATTATTCTTCAAATGAAGAAAGGATTGGAACCCTTCCTATCGGTTATGCAGATGGTTATTCCCGGATGCTGACCGGTAAAGCAGACGTTCTAATACGCGGCCACCGCGTCCCGGTCGTTGGTACCATTTGTATGGATCAGTGTATGGTGTCTTTGCAAACGTTAACGGATAAAGAAGATATTAAAGCTGGTGAAGAGGTTGTTCTCATCGGTCAGCAAATGGGCAGCACAATTACTGCCGACGAGCTGGCATCGAAGATTGATACGATTAACTACGAAGTTCTGTGCATGATTGCAAATCGTGTCCCGCGTATTTATATCCGGGATGGAAAAGTCATCGCTCACGTTAATGCCCTGTTATCCTAA
- a CDS encoding CopG family ribbon-helix-helix protein, with the protein MTNVQNTKRIMISLPDHLLQEVDGIVAMENSNRSEFIRQAMKLYLMERKKRYIRETMQRGYMEMAKINLTMASEAFHAEDDADSTLGRLVSGV; encoded by the coding sequence TTGACCAATGTACAGAACACCAAACGGATTATGATCAGTTTGCCAGATCATCTTTTGCAGGAAGTTGATGGGATCGTAGCAATGGAAAATTCGAACCGCAGTGAATTTATTAGGCAGGCTATGAAGCTGTATTTGATGGAGCGCAAGAAGCGTTACATCAGAGAAACCATGCAGCGCGGCTACATGGAAATGGCCAAAATTAATTTGACCATGGCTTCCGAAGCCTTTCACGCGGAGGACGATGCAGACAGCACTCTGGGCCGCTTAGTGAGCGGGGTGTAA
- a CDS encoding type II toxin-antitoxin system PemK/MazF family toxin: MIVKRGDVFFADLSPVVGSEQGGVRPVLVIQNDIGNRFSPTCIVAAITAQIQKAKLPTHVEIDAEAHGFDRDSVVLLEQIRTIDKQRLTDKITHLDDETMKLVNESLQISLGLIDF, translated from the coding sequence TTGATCGTAAAACGCGGCGACGTATTTTTTGCGGATCTTTCACCCGTTGTTGGTTCCGAGCAAGGGGGAGTCAGACCGGTGCTTGTGATCCAGAATGATATCGGCAATCGTTTTAGTCCAACCTGCATCGTAGCTGCCATTACGGCACAGATTCAGAAGGCTAAATTGCCGACCCACGTAGAAATTGATGCCGAAGCACATGGGTTTGACCGGGATTCTGTTGTTCTGCTGGAGCAGATTCGGACCATTGATAAGCAGCGTCTTACAGATAAGATTACGCATCTGGATGACGAGACGATGAAGCTTGTTAATGAATCGTTACAGATCAGCCTAGGTTTAATTGATTTTTAG
- a CDS encoding alpha-galactosidase, with protein sequence MAIFYNEDKRIFHLQTKTASYVFQALPTGHLTQIYYGKRLRDNDFAWIHVREERCSFSPNPVPEDRTISFDTLPQEYPVYGTSDYRSPAFQLRQPNGSTVTEFLYKDHQIVSGKPALSGLPATYTEQDTEADTLIVKLEDSVAGIQLELTYTAFQEYDAITRSARVINIGDATNEIVRALSASIDFPHANYEWLQLSGAWTRERSIVRKPLTVGNQSVESRRGASSHQQNPFAALLSPNATEDTGEVYGFSLVYSGNFIAQAEVDQFQTTRLSLGINPFEFGWILEPGEAFQTPEVVMVYSDEGLGKMSQTYHKLYRERLARGQHRDQERPILVNNWEATYFNFTADKIEDIARAGQELGIELFVLDDGWFGHRDNDNSSLGDWFVDKNKLPEGLNNLAERVTETGMQFGLWFEPEMVSPDSDLYRNHPDWCLHIPNRRRTEGRQQLVLDMSRKGVQDEIVRMVSDILASAPITYVKWDMNRSMTEVGSALLPPEKQKETAHRYMLGLYDVMERITSRFPHILFESCSGGGGRFDPGMLFYMPQTWTSDNTDAVSRMKIQYGTSLVYPISSMGSHISAVPNHQVGRITSLETRGHVAMSGNFGYELDLTLFDENDKKTVQEQVALYKEIRKTVQFGVFHRLLNPFEGNEAAWMFVSPDGEDVVVFYFRVLSEPNAPLQRLKLKGLDPERDYAAVDGEGVYSGDALMYAGISVGNKVGDYHSEMYRFKRV encoded by the coding sequence ATGGCGATTTTTTATAACGAAGATAAACGTATTTTCCATCTGCAAACAAAAACGGCTAGTTATGTATTTCAGGCTTTGCCTACAGGTCATCTGACTCAAATATATTATGGTAAAAGATTACGCGATAACGATTTCGCATGGATTCATGTGCGTGAGGAGCGTTGTTCTTTCAGCCCGAATCCGGTTCCGGAAGACCGGACAATCTCTTTTGATACCTTGCCTCAGGAGTACCCGGTATATGGCACGAGCGATTACCGCTCTCCGGCTTTTCAGCTTCGTCAGCCAAACGGTTCGACGGTAACTGAATTTTTGTACAAAGATCACCAAATTGTAAGCGGAAAGCCTGCATTATCGGGACTTCCAGCGACGTATACGGAGCAGGATACCGAAGCGGATACGCTCATTGTGAAACTGGAAGATTCCGTAGCAGGAATCCAATTAGAGCTGACTTATACCGCATTTCAGGAATATGATGCGATCACACGCTCGGCACGAGTGATCAATATAGGGGATGCTACAAACGAAATTGTACGTGCTTTAAGTGCGAGTATTGATTTTCCTCATGCGAACTACGAATGGCTGCAGCTATCAGGAGCTTGGACTAGAGAACGGAGTATTGTCCGCAAACCGCTCACTGTCGGCAATCAAAGTGTAGAAAGCCGTAGAGGTGCCAGCAGTCATCAACAAAATCCGTTTGCAGCACTATTAAGTCCGAATGCAACAGAAGATACAGGCGAAGTCTACGGATTCAGTCTTGTATACAGCGGTAATTTCATAGCACAAGCAGAAGTGGATCAGTTCCAAACGACACGTTTGTCCCTTGGCATTAACCCATTTGAATTTGGCTGGATTCTTGAGCCAGGCGAAGCTTTCCAGACACCGGAAGTAGTTATGGTATACTCTGACGAAGGACTTGGCAAAATGTCTCAAACATACCACAAGTTATACCGGGAGCGTCTCGCAAGAGGACAGCACCGCGATCAGGAACGTCCGATTCTTGTTAATAACTGGGAAGCGACTTATTTTAACTTTACAGCGGACAAGATTGAAGACATTGCTCGCGCTGGGCAGGAACTTGGTATTGAATTATTCGTTCTTGATGATGGTTGGTTTGGACATCGGGATAATGACAACTCCTCATTAGGCGATTGGTTTGTTGATAAAAATAAACTGCCTGAAGGGTTAAACAATCTGGCTGAGCGTGTAACGGAGACCGGGATGCAGTTTGGCCTGTGGTTTGAGCCGGAGATGGTATCTCCAGATAGTGATCTTTATCGTAATCATCCAGATTGGTGCCTGCATATTCCAAATCGTCGCCGTACCGAAGGCAGACAGCAGCTCGTCCTTGATATGTCCCGTAAAGGTGTACAAGACGAAATCGTGCGTATGGTGTCGGACATTTTGGCAAGTGCTCCGATCACGTACGTAAAATGGGATATGAATCGAAGCATGACAGAAGTCGGTTCCGCTTTATTGCCGCCAGAAAAACAGAAAGAAACAGCTCACCGCTATATGCTCGGTTTGTATGATGTGATGGAGCGAATTACTTCGAGATTCCCGCACATTTTATTTGAAAGCTGTTCCGGTGGAGGAGGCAGATTTGACCCAGGAATGCTGTTCTACATGCCGCAAACATGGACAAGCGATAATACCGATGCTGTATCTCGTATGAAGATTCAGTATGGAACAAGTCTTGTATATCCGATTAGCTCTATGGGTTCTCATATCTCAGCTGTCCCTAATCATCAGGTTGGCCGGATTACCTCTCTTGAAACCCGCGGTCATGTGGCCATGTCCGGTAACTTTGGATATGAGCTGGATCTGACGTTATTTGATGAGAACGATAAGAAAACGGTGCAGGAACAGGTTGCTCTATATAAAGAGATTCGTAAGACCGTACAATTCGGTGTGTTCCATCGTCTGCTGAACCCGTTTGAAGGGAACGAAGCGGCATGGATGTTTGTCTCACCGGATGGGGAAGATGTGGTCGTATTCTACTTCCGTGTACTGTCCGAACCGAATGCTCCGCTGCAGCGTTTGAAGCTGAAAGGACTTGATCCTGAACGTGATTATGCTGCTGTAGATGGAGAAGGCGTATATAGCGGGGATGCCCTGATGTATGCCGGTATTTCCGTAGGAAATAAAGTGGGAGATTATCATAGCGAGATGTACCGTTTTAAACGCGTATAG